From Plectropomus leopardus isolate mb chromosome 17, YSFRI_Pleo_2.0, whole genome shotgun sequence, a single genomic window includes:
- the gid4 gene encoding glucose-induced degradation protein 4 homolog, with translation MTVADGDTLALIMPVRAECCSTTGAACSSSASLVPPAPINTYQPGVATSLLYSGSQFRGYQKSKGNSYDVEVVMQHVTVEDSYLCGYLKIKGLTEEYPTLTTFFAGEIISRKRPFLTRKWDADEDVDRKHWGKFQPFYKFAKSFNSDDFDYEALENSDYVFMRWKEQFLVPDHTIKDISGASFAGFYYICFQKSTATIEGYYYHRSSEWYQSLNLNHVREHSMPIYEFR, from the exons ATGACGGTTGCTGACGGTGACACTTTAGCGCTCATCATGCCTGTCCGAGCAGAGTGCTGCAGTACCACCGGCGCGGCCTGCTCATCCTCGGCCTCTCTTGTCCCCCCCGCCCCGATCAACACCTACCAGCCGGGGGTGGCCACATCGCTGCTGTACAGCGGCTCACAGTTTCGGGGTTACCAGAAGAGCAAAGGGAACTCATACGACGTTGAAGTTGTCATGCAG CATGTGACTGTGGAGGACTCTTATTTGTGTGGATACCTGAAGATCAAAGGCCTGACTGAG GAGTATCCGACTCTCACAACATTCTTTGCTGGTGAAATTATCAGTCGAAAACGGCCTTTTTTAACCAGGAAGTGGGACGCAGATGAGGATGTGGACAGAAAGCACTGG GGCAAGTTCCAGCCTTTTTACAAATTTGCCAAAAGCTTCAACTCGGACGACTTTGACTACGAAGCGCTGGAAAACAGTGATTATGTCTTCATGAGGTGGAAG gaGCAGTTTCTAGTTCCAGACCACACCATCAAAGACATTAGCGGTGCCTCTTTCGCCGGTTTCTATTACATCTGTTTCCAGAAGTCCACAGCCACTATCGAGGGCTATTATTACCATAGGAGCTCAGAATG GTACCAGAGTCTAAACCTAAACCATGTCCGAGAGCACAGTATGCCTATTTATGAGTTCCGGTGA
- the drc3 gene encoding LOW QUALITY PROTEIN: dynein regulatory complex subunit 3 (The sequence of the model RefSeq protein was modified relative to this genomic sequence to represent the inferred CDS: inserted 1 base in 1 codon) yields the protein MDKEPLRIDEEILRRAIMDQAPPEDQTSHRHFLRTEGIHFDKVPELRLNYRNILMIDHLWDFTSLAKLELNSNIIEKIGGLDLLINLTWLDLSFNKIKKIEGLESLRKLEMLNLSNNKISVIENMDTHEKLTHFLISNNHIGQQDNVLYLRKFKNLFAINLFGNPXLQEDDYNFFIAAYFPNLKFLDRRLLDEKTKNEASMKYRRVLEKMKHEEAQEQQAAEAEQRQEAEFKLHTDAFVEFLNGSYLFKSMFKDDPEAETLHRVPEVAYLLQTFEQQMAELCMQLFEIGLAEHKRRETEVNSFFSGQTKAVTDYQLIALKILASFEQQHKERILELQQLSDAELLKVKIDHCYEENNQLCNSLMELEFQMVSQLEDIIKKLDTSISDMVGSFSETAQGIFVQCRDLEDNYHEKIRNIAVATLENVANDELDEDLPDDVKMPFTPVFSLCSCLRDKDTVMDALSTCHDNHLLKINDRETQLVTRANAWKVALIKGIQDEGLKRNRMRISDIHRYMDYLREQLEELL from the exons ATGGATAAAGAGCCGCTGAGGATCGATGAGGAGATTCTGAGGAGGGCCATAATGGATCAAGCCCCCCCTGAAGATCAGACGAGCCACAGGCATTTTTTAAGGACAGAGGGTATCCACTTTGATAAAGTCCCAGAACTGCGTCTTAACTACAGaa ACATCCTGATGATTGACCACTTATGGGATTTCACATCCTTGGCCAAACTGGAGTTGAACAGCAACATCATAGAGAAGATTGGGGGCCTGGACCTTCTCATAAATCTGACATGGCTTG ATCTGTCcttcaacaaaataaagaaaattgaaGGTTTGGAGTCTCTGCGGAAGCTTGAAATGCTGAATTTATCCAACAACAAAATCTCTGTCATCGAAAACATGGACACACATGAGAAGCTCACTCACTTCCTCATTTCAAACAACCACATTGGACAGCAGGACAAC GTGCTCTATCTCAGGAAGTTTAAGAACTTGTTCGCTATCAACCTTTTCGGAAATC GTCTCCAGGAAGACgattacaatttttttatcGCAGCCTACTTTCCAAACTTGAAGTTTCTAGACCGCAGACTACTTGACGAGAAGACA AAAAATGAAGCATCTATGAAATACCGCCGGGTCCTGGAGAAGATGAAACATGAGGAAGCGCAGGAGCAGCAAGCTGCCGAGGCTGAGCAAAGACAGGAAGCTGAATTCAAATTACACACA GATGCTTTTGTGGAGTTCCTGAATGGCTCCTACCTGTTTAAAAGCATGTTCAAAGATGACCCAGAGGCAGAGACTCTACACAGAGTGCCTGAAGTGGCTTATCTGCTTCAAAC ATTTGAGCAGCAGATGGCGGAGCTTTGTATGCAGTTGTTTGAAATAGGTTTGGCTGAGCACAAGCGAAGAGAGACGGAGGTGAACTCATTCTTCAGTGGTCAGACGAAGGCTGTAACAGACTACCAGCTGATTGCATTGAAAATATTGGCAAGTTTTGAGCAGCAACACAAAGAG AGGATATTGGAGCTGCAGCAGTTATCAGACGCAGAGCTGCTGAAGGTTAAGATCGACCACTGCTATGAAGAAAACAACCAGCTCTGTAACAGCCTGATGGAGCTGGAGTTTCAGATGGTCAGCCAGCTGgag GATATCATCAAAAAGTTGGACACCAGCATCTCAGACATGGTTGGCAGCTTCAGTGAAACTGCTCAAGGGAT ATTTGTACAATGTCGAGATCTGGAGGATAATTATCATGAGAAGATACGAAATATTGCTGTAGCAACTCTGGAGAATGTGGCCAATGACGAGCTGGATGAGGACCTTCCAGATGATGTTAAAATG CCTTTCACacctgtgttttctctgtgtagCTGTTTACGGGACAAAGACACAGTGATGGATGCGCTGTCCACTTGCCACGATAACCACCTGCTGAAGATCAATGACCGAGAGACTCAATTGGTTACACGTGCCAATGCCTGGAAAGTGGCCCTCATTAAAGGG ATTCAAGATGAAGGGCTGAAGAGGAACCGCATGCGCATCTCAGACATCCACAGATATATGGACTATTTGagggagcagctggaggagtTGCTGTAG